From Mercenaria mercenaria strain notata chromosome 17, MADL_Memer_1, whole genome shotgun sequence, the proteins below share one genomic window:
- the LOC128549994 gene encoding fucolectin-3-like has protein sequence MNRKEPGSMLVFDPIADFSSVNLVRGKPSSPSSTFFNGQSGFANSSLANDGIWESHMKLTTGRFMCATTNSEQNNWWMVNLEHIYILSKVVILNRSDCCSNRLSKLAITVGETESNMHMCATYDGPGGKGELVNITCQTSVSGQFVKIRQSDSSYLQLCEVGVYC, from the exons ATGAACAGAAAGGAACCAGGATCTATGCTAGTGTTTGATCCTATTGCGG atttttcATCAGTAAATTTAGTACGAGGAAAGCCTTCAAGTCCGAGCTCTACCTTTTTCAATGGACAGTCTGGCTTTGCAAATTCAAGCCTTGCTAATGATGGAATATGGGAATCACACATGAAGCTAACTACAGGTCGGTTTATGTGCGCAACTACTAATTCAGAGCAAAACAACTGGTGGATGGTTAACTTGGAGCATATATACATTTTGTCGAAGGTTGTCATCTTGAATAGGAGTGACTGTTGTT CGAATCGTTTGAGCAAGCTTGCTATCACTGTTGGAGAAACAGAAAGTAACATGCACATGTGTGCAACATATGACGGTCCTGGAGGTAAGGGAGAACTTGTGAACATCACCTGTCAAACATCGGTGTCAGGGCAATTTGTAAAGATACGTCAGTCAGACAGCAGTTATCTACAACTATGTGAAGTTGGCGTATATTGCTAA